A region from the Rubrivirga sp. SAORIC476 genome encodes:
- a CDS encoding phasin family protein has protein sequence MAKSKKSTKKASVPKSLRKGSLPRPVDEVWAAGIGALVQARKTGSDSFDSLVALGSTVVDKGSGAAKSAVDQVGAAASSLVGTAKGVAGGAVETVSDGVEGVVEGILGRLGVPGRDEVLALRRQVDALQARVTTLLADADSPADDAPEAEVSVYEVRTHERGWAVQRVGAERASAVHPTKKAALVDARQTARAHAPSVLRVFKTDGEMGEETTYDVA, from the coding sequence ATGGCGAAGTCCAAGAAGTCCACCAAGAAGGCGTCCGTCCCCAAGTCGCTGCGGAAGGGCTCGCTGCCGCGCCCCGTGGACGAGGTGTGGGCGGCGGGCATCGGCGCGCTCGTGCAGGCGCGCAAGACCGGCAGCGACTCCTTCGATTCGCTCGTGGCGCTCGGTTCGACGGTGGTCGACAAGGGCAGCGGGGCGGCGAAGAGCGCCGTCGACCAGGTCGGCGCCGCGGCCTCCTCGCTCGTGGGCACCGCCAAGGGCGTGGCCGGGGGCGCAGTCGAGACCGTGTCGGACGGTGTGGAAGGCGTGGTCGAGGGCATCCTCGGCCGCCTCGGCGTGCCCGGGCGCGACGAAGTGCTCGCGCTGCGTCGGCAGGTGGACGCCCTGCAGGCCCGTGTCACAACCCTGCTCGCGGACGCCGACAGCCCGGCCGATGACGCGCCCGAGGCGGAGGTCTCGGTCTACGAGGTGCGGACGCACGAGCGCGGCTGGGCCGTCCAGCGCGTCGGCGCGGAGCGGGCCTCGGCGGTCCACCCGACCAAGAAGGCGGCCCTCGTGGACGCCCGGCAGACGGCGCGGGCCCACGCGCCGAGCGTGCTCCGGGTGTTCAAGACGGACGGCGAGATGGGGGAGGAGACGACGTATGACGTAGCCTGA
- a CDS encoding ATP-binding protein, whose product MSKRTRVGVLTHGSLAQGVEMKLTPSRSVETVRAGTFVVVEGETVDFFSLITDLRIDAANEGILLHPPGEDEELLRQVLQGSGTYATVSLRPQLMVTQGIGDAAPSPVKTIPAHFSAVGEATDDDVARVFGSEAAEGGDRFFFVGTPLGMDSPVCLDLARFVERSNAVFGKTGTGKSFLTRLLLAGTISTNRAVSLVFDMHGEYGYAVRQEAADGEGSFVPGLKDLFPTRVQLFTLDPESARRRNQSADVELHVYADQIEPEDVLPLRETLNLNATATESTYSLKKQYGKNWLTRLLQAQPSELEEMAEVTGAHSGSLSALRRKLDRLDGYAFFHTEASAGKRDAVEELFESLDQGKSVVLQFGRYRSLLVYLLVANVITRRLRERYEKKMERYEASKDEADKPRQLLVTIEEAHNFLGPETARETPFGKIAREMRKFFVSLLIVDQRPSGIDEEVLSQIGTKLVAQLNDEKDIAAALVGTPGATGLRQILASLDSKQQALLLGHAVPMPITIRTRDYAQDLFDDVKARLGGPVGATPEALQAEMGSLF is encoded by the coding sequence ATGTCCAAGCGAACCCGCGTCGGCGTCCTCACCCACGGCTCTCTGGCGCAGGGCGTCGAGATGAAGCTGACGCCGTCGCGCTCGGTCGAGACGGTCCGCGCCGGGACCTTCGTCGTCGTAGAAGGCGAGACGGTGGACTTCTTCTCACTCATCACGGACCTGCGGATCGACGCCGCGAACGAGGGCATCCTGCTCCACCCGCCGGGCGAAGACGAGGAGTTGCTGCGGCAGGTCCTGCAAGGCTCGGGGACCTACGCGACCGTGTCCCTGCGGCCACAGTTGATGGTGACCCAGGGCATCGGCGACGCTGCGCCCTCTCCCGTCAAGACGATCCCGGCCCACTTCTCGGCCGTCGGCGAGGCTACCGACGACGACGTGGCGCGCGTGTTCGGGAGCGAGGCCGCCGAGGGCGGTGACCGCTTCTTCTTCGTCGGCACGCCGCTGGGGATGGACTCGCCGGTGTGCCTCGACCTCGCGCGGTTCGTGGAGCGCTCCAATGCGGTGTTCGGCAAGACGGGCACCGGCAAGAGTTTTTTGACTCGGCTCCTGTTGGCGGGAACGATCTCGACGAATCGCGCCGTCTCGCTCGTGTTCGACATGCACGGCGAGTACGGGTACGCCGTCCGCCAGGAGGCCGCCGACGGCGAGGGCTCGTTCGTGCCCGGCCTGAAAGATCTCTTCCCGACCCGCGTCCAGCTGTTCACGCTCGACCCGGAGTCCGCGAGACGCCGCAACCAGTCGGCCGACGTGGAACTGCACGTCTACGCCGACCAGATCGAGCCCGAGGACGTGCTGCCGCTGCGGGAGACGCTCAACCTGAACGCGACCGCGACCGAGAGCACGTACAGCCTCAAGAAGCAGTACGGCAAGAACTGGCTGACGCGTCTGCTCCAGGCTCAACCCTCCGAACTGGAGGAGATGGCCGAGGTCACCGGGGCGCACTCAGGCTCGCTGTCCGCTCTGCGCCGCAAGCTCGACCGGCTGGACGGCTACGCGTTCTTCCACACCGAGGCGTCGGCAGGCAAGCGGGACGCCGTCGAGGAGCTGTTCGAATCGCTCGACCAGGGCAAGTCGGTCGTCCTCCAGTTCGGCCGGTACCGGTCGCTGCTCGTCTACCTGCTCGTCGCCAACGTGATCACGCGGAGGCTGCGGGAGCGCTATGAGAAGAAGATGGAGCGCTATGAGGCGTCCAAGGATGAGGCCGACAAGCCCCGCCAGTTGCTGGTGACCATCGAGGAGGCACACAATTTCCTCGGCCCCGAGACGGCCCGTGAGACGCCGTTCGGCAAGATCGCCCGCGAGATGCGGAAGTTCTTCGTGTCGCTCCTCATCGTGGACCAGCGGCCGAGCGGGATCGACGAAGAGGTGCTGAGCCAGATCGGTACCAAGCTGGTCGCCCAGCTCAACGACGAGAAGGACATCGCCGCCGCGCTGGTCGGCACGCCCGGCGCGACGGGCCTCCGCCAGATCCTCGCGTCGCTCGACTCCAAGCAGCAGGCCCTTCTCCTCGGCCACGCCGTCCCGATGCCGATCACGATCCGCACGCGGGACTACGCGCAGGACCTGTTCGACGACGTCAAGGCCCGCCTCGGTGGCCCCGTCGGCGCGACGCCGGAGGCGCTGCAGGCGGAGATGGGGTCGTTGTTCTAA
- a CDS encoding HAMP domain-containing sensor histidine kinase, with translation MTAYTTSTKIKLGLILAAVAIGLGSLVFTQRLADRLESQDELAVELWARAIEFQYRVSAQSVGPDPEVWDDLARATGASALEPERRAALLAAIDSLRDGPPSDGLDFVFSQIIEPNRFSIPAVITDTAMTTAMLSRNVGEDEDLLALAAEMDAVHVPIQIQGFGQLVHYGESPLARMIRLFPYVQLAVVALFVLVGYLGFSYVRRSEQSNLWVGMAKEAAHQLGTPLSSMIGWVELLRLGDAVDPEMVADELEQDVDRLRRVADRFEKIGSMPALTPTPVRPVLDAVADYIRRRVPTSGPPVAITVDVPDWLTARLNVDLYEWVIENLLKNALDAMEGMPGPHEIAITGTEMGGDVLVFVRDTGKGMDRATARHVFRPGFSTKRRGWGLGLSLARRIIEVYHGGQIVVEATAPGEGTTFRITLDAADTASS, from the coding sequence TTGACCGCCTACACCACCAGCACCAAGATCAAGCTGGGGCTGATCCTCGCGGCCGTCGCCATCGGCCTCGGCTCGCTCGTGTTCACGCAACGGCTGGCAGATCGCCTGGAGTCGCAGGACGAACTGGCCGTCGAGCTCTGGGCGCGGGCCATCGAGTTTCAGTACCGCGTCTCGGCGCAGTCAGTCGGGCCGGATCCGGAGGTGTGGGACGACCTCGCCCGGGCGACCGGCGCCTCGGCGCTGGAGCCGGAGCGCCGGGCGGCGCTGTTGGCCGCCATCGACAGCCTGCGCGACGGGCCGCCGTCCGACGGGCTGGACTTCGTGTTCTCCCAGATCATCGAACCCAACCGGTTCAGCATCCCGGCCGTCATCACGGACACGGCCATGACGACGGCCATGCTGTCGCGCAACGTCGGGGAGGACGAGGACCTGCTGGCGCTCGCGGCCGAGATGGACGCGGTCCACGTCCCGATCCAGATCCAGGGGTTCGGACAGCTCGTCCACTACGGCGAGAGCCCGCTGGCGCGGATGATCCGCCTGTTTCCGTACGTCCAGCTGGCCGTCGTCGCGCTGTTCGTGCTGGTCGGCTACCTGGGCTTCTCGTACGTCCGGCGGAGCGAGCAGTCGAACCTGTGGGTCGGGATGGCGAAGGAGGCCGCGCACCAGCTCGGCACGCCGCTCTCGTCCATGATCGGTTGGGTCGAGCTGCTCCGCCTCGGCGACGCCGTGGACCCAGAGATGGTGGCCGACGAGTTGGAGCAGGACGTGGACCGCCTCCGCCGCGTGGCCGACCGCTTCGAGAAGATCGGCTCCATGCCGGCACTCACACCTACGCCCGTCCGCCCCGTCCTCGACGCCGTGGCCGACTACATCCGCCGCCGCGTGCCCACCAGCGGCCCGCCCGTCGCCATCACCGTGGACGTACCCGACTGGCTGACGGCGCGGCTCAACGTGGACCTGTACGAGTGGGTCATCGAGAACCTGCTCAAGAACGCCCTCGACGCGATGGAGGGGATGCCGGGGCCGCACGAGATCGCGATCACCGGGACGGAGATGGGGGGCGACGTGCTCGTCTTCGTGCGCGACACGGGCAAGGGCATGGACCGGGCGACCGCGCGCCACGTCTTCCGGCCGGGCTTCTCCACGAAGCGCCGCGGCTGGGGGCTGGGCCTCAGCCTCGCCCGCCGCATCATCGAGGTCTACCACGGCGGCCAGATCGTGGTGGAGGCGACGGCGCCAGGGGAGGGGACGACCTTCCGGATTACGCTGGACGCCGCGGACACTGCTTCCTCGTAG
- a CDS encoding adenylosuccinate synthase, giving the protein MPVSVVIGAQWGDEGKGKVVDLLAPSMDIVARYQGGANAGHTIKWGDETFVLHLIPSGIFHEGTACVIGNGVVIDPKALMDEIRQIEALGYPVAGRLKISHNAHLIMPYHKALDEAKERWRDAEAIGTTGRGIGPAYVDKFARSGIRVVDLLDRDGLRKKLTAAIEEKNDILSAIYGSERLDVDAIVDEYVEFDQQIDPYVTDTSAFLNDALAEGKSILAEGAQGALLDVDHGTYPYVTSSHPTSGGACTGLGIPPTAIDRIIGIVKAYSTRVGNGPFPTELEDETGERLRAEGHEFGATTGRPRRCGWLDLVALNYTSRLNGFTELAVTKLDVMSGLPELKVCTAYEIDGKTTERFPTDLRTLDRARPVYETLPGFSGDLSEARDIADLPDAARDYLQFVSDRLKVPITVIGTGPKREETLVAS; this is encoded by the coding sequence ATGCCAGTTTCCGTCGTCATCGGCGCCCAGTGGGGCGACGAAGGCAAGGGGAAGGTCGTCGACCTCCTCGCGCCGTCCATGGACATCGTCGCCCGCTACCAGGGCGGCGCGAACGCCGGCCACACCATCAAGTGGGGCGATGAGACGTTCGTGCTCCACCTGATCCCGTCGGGCATCTTTCATGAGGGCACGGCCTGCGTGATCGGCAACGGGGTCGTGATCGACCCGAAGGCGCTGATGGACGAGATCCGTCAGATCGAGGCGCTCGGGTATCCGGTCGCCGGGCGGCTCAAGATCAGCCACAACGCCCACCTCATCATGCCCTACCACAAGGCGCTCGATGAGGCCAAGGAGCGCTGGCGCGACGCCGAGGCCATCGGCACCACCGGGCGCGGGATCGGCCCGGCGTACGTCGACAAGTTCGCGCGGTCCGGCATCCGGGTCGTGGACCTGCTCGACCGCGACGGCCTCCGCAAGAAGCTGACCGCGGCCATCGAGGAGAAGAACGACATCCTGTCGGCCATCTACGGCTCCGAGCGCCTCGACGTGGACGCCATCGTGGACGAGTACGTCGAGTTCGACCAGCAGATCGACCCGTACGTGACCGACACGTCGGCCTTCCTGAACGACGCGCTGGCCGAGGGCAAGTCGATCCTCGCCGAGGGCGCGCAGGGCGCGCTGCTGGACGTGGACCACGGCACGTACCCCTACGTGACCTCCAGCCACCCCACCTCGGGCGGCGCGTGCACCGGGCTCGGCATCCCGCCGACGGCCATCGACCGCATCATCGGCATCGTGAAGGCCTACTCGACGCGCGTCGGCAATGGACCTTTCCCGACGGAGCTGGAGGACGAGACGGGCGAGCGGCTCCGCGCCGAGGGCCACGAGTTCGGCGCGACGACCGGCCGGCCACGCCGGTGCGGCTGGCTCGACCTGGTCGCGCTCAACTACACGTCGCGCCTGAATGGCTTCACCGAGCTTGCCGTGACCAAGCTGGACGTGATGTCCGGCCTGCCGGAACTGAAGGTTTGCACGGCCTACGAGATCGACGGCAAGACGACCGAGCGCTTCCCGACCGACCTCCGGACGCTCGACCGCGCCCGCCCGGTCTACGAGACGCTCCCCGGCTTCTCCGGTGACCTGTCCGAGGCGCGCGACATCGCCGATCTCCCGGACGCGGCCCGCGACTACCTCCAGTTCGTCAGCGACCGCCTGAAGGTGCCCATCACGGTCATCGGGACCGGGCCGAAGCGCGAGGAGACGCTCGTCGCGAGCTAA
- a CDS encoding STAS domain-containing protein: MQIRSSTHDGVVVLSLDGDVLGGPDGSALHDALAAVRGDAPLQVVVDLEGVRFMNSSGLGMLVGALTTARNTGGDLRLAAVGDRVRAILEVTQLDGVFQSFASADEAVASFEG; this comes from the coding sequence ATGCAGATCCGTAGCTCCACCCACGACGGTGTCGTCGTGCTCTCCCTCGATGGCGATGTGCTCGGCGGGCCGGACGGGTCGGCCCTCCATGACGCACTCGCCGCCGTCCGCGGCGACGCCCCGCTCCAGGTGGTCGTCGATCTCGAAGGCGTCCGGTTCATGAACTCGTCCGGCCTCGGCATGCTCGTCGGCGCGCTCACGACGGCGCGCAACACGGGGGGCGACCTCCGGCTGGCGGCCGTGGGCGACCGCGTCCGCGCCATCCTCGAGGTGACCCAACTCGACGGCGTCTTCCAGTCGTTCGCCTCCGCCGACGAGGCCGTCGCATCGTTCGAGGGATAG
- the secF gene encoding protein translocase subunit SecF gives MRIFENTRFDFLSSFRKSYIISGILLLVSIISLIYPGLEAGIDFKGGTEFIISTDVPVPTSEVASVLGTATGEVFQAKEFGDDQTMLVRTAAEGDPDALEATVLSTIGEAFAGSNPELAGKSLVTPSIASDLKEKAIILVFGALFVILLYIFVRFDWRYALGAVLCLAHDVVIVLGLFALLHNITPFSLQIDQAIIAALLTIVGYSINDTVVVFDRIREYALLFKTEPYQQVANRAINTTLSRTILTSGTTLIAVLILFLIGGEVLKGFSLALLVGIGVGTYSSIFVASPIVVALREKYTPARRMVAASA, from the coding sequence ATGCGCATTTTTGAAAACACTCGCTTCGACTTCCTGAGCAGCTTCAGGAAGAGCTACATCATCTCGGGCATCCTGCTGCTCGTGTCCATCATCTCCCTGATCTACCCGGGTCTGGAGGCGGGCATCGACTTCAAGGGCGGCACCGAGTTCATCATCTCCACCGACGTGCCGGTGCCGACCTCTGAGGTCGCGTCCGTCCTCGGGACGGCCACCGGGGAGGTCTTCCAGGCCAAGGAGTTCGGCGACGACCAGACGATGCTCGTCCGCACGGCTGCCGAGGGCGACCCCGACGCGCTGGAGGCGACCGTCCTCTCGACCATCGGGGAGGCCTTCGCGGGCTCCAACCCCGAGTTGGCGGGCAAGTCGCTCGTGACCCCGAGCATCGCGTCCGACCTGAAGGAGAAGGCCATCATCCTCGTGTTCGGAGCGCTGTTCGTGATCCTGCTGTACATCTTCGTCCGCTTCGACTGGCGGTACGCGCTCGGCGCCGTGCTCTGCCTGGCGCACGACGTGGTAATTGTGCTGGGGCTGTTCGCGCTGCTCCACAACATCACCCCGTTCTCGCTCCAGATCGACCAAGCCATCATCGCGGCGCTGCTGACGATCGTCGGCTACTCGATCAACGACACCGTGGTGGTGTTCGACCGCATCCGCGAGTACGCGCTGCTCTTCAAGACGGAGCCGTACCAGCAGGTCGCCAACCGGGCCATCAACACGACCCTGTCGCGCACGATCCTGACCTCGGGCACGACGCTCATCGCAGTCCTGATCCTGTTCCTGATCGGCGGCGAGGTGCTGAAGGGCTTCTCGCTGGCGCTGCTCGTCGGCATCGGCGTCGGCACGTACTCGTCCATCTTCGTGGCGAGCCCCATCGTGGTGGCGCTGCGTGAGAAGTACACCCCGGCCCGCCGCATGGTGGCGGCGAGCGCATAG
- the secD gene encoding protein translocase subunit SecD: protein MQGYGFKLISVAALLIISVWQLFPTLQNSLNNRDLAAMDEAQRAAYLEEHGDDIQATSEEALKLGLDLQGGMHVTLEVGTGALLRELAGTRADDTFDAALAVATEQAETSNEDFVTLFSNAVEAERPGTRLARYFRNTAAEITARSENDDVEAYLRTEVEEALVRAEEIIRQRIDRFGVTEPLIQRQGSSRIVVELPGVDDETRVRDLLKGTAKLTFHLTPPTAEIQQAAAQIFAYYQNEAEEAGTDTTATADSDSTAVADADTAAAVDLSDITAGADAADAAETNPLVGKLQLVQVDPSSNSPIVGQVVESDTAEVARLLADPGAARLIPPGVRFLFTAGPDAGVDVNGEGVYYVVAVNERVELDGEVITDAGPDFDPYTNAPMVSLTMDGAGGSRWSQITGANRGKPVVIVLDDLVYTFPTINERIPNGRTQISGQFSLQEVNDIVTVLKSGALPAPVTIVEEQTVGPSLGAASIKAGTRALLVGFVLVCIFMVIYYRSAGLIANVALLLNVLFIFGVLASFGATLTLPGMAGILLTIGMAVDANVLIFERIREEMASGKTMKAAVEGGFAKALSAIADANVTTFLIGVILFSFGVGPIQGFAVTLMAGILTSLFTALVVTRLLIDYLVTERGMNVAFG from the coding sequence ATGCAAGGCTACGGATTCAAACTGATCTCGGTCGCGGCGCTGCTCATCATCTCGGTGTGGCAGCTCTTCCCGACCCTCCAGAACTCCCTCAACAACCGCGACCTCGCGGCCATGGATGAGGCCCAGCGCGCCGCGTACCTCGAAGAGCACGGCGACGACATCCAGGCGACCAGCGAGGAGGCCCTCAAGCTCGGCCTCGACCTCCAGGGCGGCATGCACGTGACGCTCGAAGTGGGCACGGGCGCGCTCCTCCGCGAGCTCGCCGGGACCCGCGCCGACGACACGTTCGACGCCGCGCTCGCGGTCGCCACCGAGCAGGCGGAGACTTCGAACGAGGACTTCGTGACGCTCTTCTCCAACGCCGTCGAGGCCGAGCGGCCGGGCACGCGCCTGGCGCGCTACTTCCGCAACACGGCCGCTGAGATCACGGCGCGCTCCGAGAACGACGACGTCGAGGCCTACCTCCGGACGGAGGTCGAGGAGGCGCTCGTCCGCGCCGAGGAGATCATCCGCCAGCGCATCGACCGCTTCGGCGTCACCGAACCGCTGATCCAGCGCCAGGGCTCCTCCCGCATCGTGGTGGAGCTGCCGGGCGTGGACGACGAGACGCGCGTCCGTGACCTGCTCAAGGGCACCGCCAAGCTGACCTTCCACCTCACGCCGCCGACGGCCGAGATCCAGCAGGCCGCCGCCCAGATCTTCGCCTACTACCAGAACGAGGCCGAGGAGGCCGGGACGGACACGACCGCGACCGCAGACAGCGATTCGACGGCCGTCGCCGACGCTGACACGGCCGCAGCAGTCGACCTCAGCGACATCACCGCCGGAGCCGACGCCGCCGATGCCGCCGAGACGAACCCGCTGGTGGGCAAGCTCCAGCTGGTGCAGGTCGACCCGTCCTCCAACTCGCCCATCGTCGGGCAGGTGGTCGAGAGCGACACCGCCGAGGTCGCGCGCCTGCTCGCCGACCCGGGCGCTGCGCGCCTGATCCCGCCGGGCGTCCGCTTCCTGTTCACCGCCGGGCCCGACGCGGGCGTGGACGTGAACGGCGAGGGCGTCTACTACGTCGTCGCGGTCAACGAGCGCGTCGAGCTGGACGGCGAGGTGATCACCGACGCCGGGCCGGACTTCGATCCCTACACCAACGCGCCCATGGTGTCGCTGACGATGGACGGCGCCGGCGGCAGCCGGTGGAGCCAGATCACGGGCGCCAACCGCGGCAAGCCGGTCGTGATCGTGCTCGACGACCTCGTCTACACCTTCCCGACCATCAACGAGCGGATCCCGAACGGGCGGACGCAGATCTCGGGCCAGTTCTCGCTCCAGGAGGTCAACGACATCGTGACGGTGCTGAAGTCGGGCGCGCTCCCGGCGCCGGTGACCATCGTCGAGGAGCAGACAGTCGGGCCGAGCCTCGGTGCCGCCTCCATCAAGGCGGGCACGCGCGCGCTGCTCGTCGGCTTCGTGCTGGTCTGCATCTTCATGGTGATCTACTACCGGAGCGCAGGGCTCATCGCCAACGTGGCGCTGCTGCTGAACGTGCTGTTCATTTTCGGCGTCCTGGCGTCCTTCGGCGCGACGCTGACGCTGCCGGGCATGGCAGGCATCCTGCTCACGATCGGCATGGCGGTCGACGCCAACGTGCTCATCTTCGAGCGCATCCGTGAAGAGATGGCGTCCGGCAAGACGATGAAGGCCGCTGTCGAAGGCGGCTTCGCGAAGGCCCTCTCGGCCATTGCCGACGCCAACGTGACCACGTTCCTGATCGGCGTGATCCTGTTCTCGTTCGGCGTCGGGCCGATCCAGGGCTTCGCCGTCACCCTCATGGCGGGCATCCTGACGTCGCTGTTCACGGCGCTCGTCGTGACGCGCCTGCTCATCGACTACCTCGTCACGGAGCGCGGCATGAACGTCGCCTTCGGCTGA
- a CDS encoding DUF427 domain-containing protein, with translation MKATWNGAVIAESDATVVVEGNHYFPPASLNRDHLRPSDHTTVCPWKGTAGYFDVVVGDEENPNAAWIYREPKEAAAEIRDHVAFWRGVEVTP, from the coding sequence ATGAAAGCCACCTGGAACGGTGCCGTGATCGCCGAGAGCGACGCCACCGTCGTCGTCGAAGGCAACCACTACTTCCCGCCCGCGTCCTTGAACCGCGACCACCTGCGCCCGAGCGACCACACGACGGTTTGCCCGTGGAAGGGCACGGCGGGGTACTTCGACGTGGTCGTCGGGGACGAGGAGAACCCGAACGCGGCGTGGATCTACCGCGAGCCCAAGGAGGCGGCGGCCGAGATCCGGGACCACGTCGCGTTCTGGCGGGGCGTGGAGGTGACGCCGTAG
- a CDS encoding family 4C encapsulin nanocompartment shell protein — translation MTVLDLTPAPDALLATLDQHVRDLAEAGGEAHAILVGPEAYEALKTAVAERFGRERADLSQYQWVPVVVDPFREGRLCVVPTPRDVSAGVRAERG, via the coding sequence ATGACTGTCCTCGACCTGACGCCCGCCCCCGACGCTCTCCTCGCCACGCTCGACCAACACGTTCGCGACCTCGCCGAGGCGGGCGGGGAGGCGCACGCCATCCTGGTCGGGCCTGAGGCCTACGAGGCGCTCAAGACGGCCGTGGCCGAGCGCTTCGGCCGTGAGCGAGCCGACCTCAGCCAGTACCAGTGGGTCCCCGTGGTCGTGGACCCGTTCCGGGAGGGGCGGCTCTGCGTCGTCCCCACGCCGCGTGACGTATCGGCCGGGGTCCGCGCCGAGCGCGGGTGA
- a CDS encoding alpha/beta hydrolase: MTHSTGALVTPDDVTLFTRTWTPDLPTRAVLALVHGVHEHSGRYAYMASALMRRGIAVHAFDLRGHGHSDGPRGQVEGFDEYVDDLSTFLLQVRAAAGDLPVFLMGHSMGGLVVSSTVSHRGTDGLAGIVLSSPALAIPDQPKVLTALAPVVARWLPNIPVTRLDLSRLSRDPTVARSYEEDPLTITQGVRARLGYAIIRAIDEVRERPEAFDVPLYLFHGDADEVTDLEGTTWLAEHAASDDITLRIWEGFYHETLNEPERDEVIGALADWLDTHIQAS, encoded by the coding sequence ATGACCCACTCGACCGGCGCCCTCGTCACCCCCGACGACGTGACCCTGTTCACGAGGACGTGGACTCCCGACCTGCCGACGCGGGCCGTGCTCGCGCTCGTCCACGGCGTCCACGAGCACAGCGGACGCTACGCCTACATGGCGAGCGCGCTGATGCGACGCGGCATCGCGGTCCACGCCTTCGACCTCCGCGGGCACGGGCACTCCGACGGTCCGCGCGGGCAGGTGGAGGGGTTCGACGAGTACGTGGATGACCTGAGCACCTTTCTTCTTCAGGTGCGCGCCGCAGCGGGCGACCTGCCGGTGTTCCTCATGGGCCACTCGATGGGCGGCCTCGTGGTGTCGTCCACCGTCTCCCACCGAGGAACCGACGGGCTGGCGGGCATCGTCCTGTCCTCCCCGGCCCTCGCCATCCCCGACCAGCCGAAGGTGCTCACCGCCCTCGCGCCGGTCGTCGCACGGTGGTTGCCCAACATCCCCGTCACCAGGCTGGACCTGTCGCGGCTCTCCAGGGACCCGACCGTCGCCCGGTCCTACGAGGAGGATCCGCTGACGATCACCCAGGGGGTCCGTGCCCGCCTCGGGTACGCCATCATCCGCGCCATCGACGAGGTCCGCGAGCGGCCGGAGGCTTTCGACGTGCCCCTGTACCTCTTCCACGGCGACGCCGATGAGGTGACGGACCTTGAGGGGACGACGTGGCTCGCCGAGCATGCGGCCTCGGACGACATCACGCTCCGCATCTGGGAGGGTTTCTACCACGAGACGCTCAACGAGCCCGAGCGCGACGAGGTCATCGGCGCCCTGGCCGACTGGCTCGACACGCACATCCAGGCGAGCTGA